The Prunus persica cultivar Lovell chromosome G7, Prunus_persica_NCBIv2, whole genome shotgun sequence genome has a segment encoding these proteins:
- the LOC18770090 gene encoding protein PATRONUS 1 yields MASTIGHLFQDQNLIVHSHGASLGRKGDTFRKQRKGGLGARKPLGDLSNSGKPALTQASKKQLSKEMVHDASNKKAFSKASDKVQTRSRKALSDISNSQAPLVQKKHNMKLSVVAEEALCPGAIAEERFLHNHEECIKAQTQAMDMDHFLMTLGIHKDSCKNLASPWAAPASSSKFEPESPSRYLHLEEMNELEPSWLSEKLDSPPFSPKSPSFHTVSSLFSEDCDFQLM; encoded by the exons ATGGCATCAACAATTGGTCATTTGTTTCAAGATCAGAATCTCATTGTTCACTCTCATG GAGCTTCTCTTGGGAGGAAAGGTGATACCTTCagaaaacaaaggaaaggGGGGCTTGGTGCAAGGAAACCTCTTGGTGATCTATCGAATTCAGGGAAGCCTGCTCTCACCCAGGCGTCAAAAAAGCAGCTTTCCAAGGAAATGGTTCATGATGCAAGCAATAAGAAAGCCTTTTCTAAGGCCTCAGATAAGGTTCAGACCCGTAGCAGGAAGGCTCTATCTGACATTTCAAACTCACAGGCACCACTAGTGCAGAAGAAGCACAACATGAAGCTGAGTGTTGTGGCAGAGGAGGCTCTTTGTCCTGGTGCTATTGCAGAGGAACGATTTCTGCACAATCATGAAGAATGCATTAAAGCACAAACCCAGGCTATGGACATGGATCATTTTCTGATGACACTTGGAATACATAAGG ATTCTTGCAAGAATCTTGCATCTCCCTGGGCAGCACCTGCATCGTCAAGTAAATTTGAG CCAGAGTCTCCCTCGAGGTATTTGCATTTGGAAGAGATGAATGAGCTTGAACCATCCTGGTTGTCCGAAAAGCTTGACTCACCTCCTTTCTCTCCAAAATCACCAAGTTTCCACACTGTTTCCTCTTTGTTTTCGGAGGACTGTGACTTCCAGTTGATGTAA
- the LOC18771283 gene encoding argininosuccinate synthase, chloroplastic: MAQLKSISALSSSNLAFHGPKRESYPDHGKVCCPGKLSSFQELAARKSELQGNTFAVTSSNGIVTRAHNKQVIRAVLPTYSETELSGSTKERGLRGKLNKVVLAYSGGLDTSVIVPWLRENYGCDVVCFTADVGQGLKELEGLEKKAKASGASQLVVKDLKEEFVNDYIFPCLRAGAIYERKYLLGTSMARPVIAKAMVDVAKEVGADAVAHGCTGKGNDQVRFELTFFALNPKLNVVAPWREWDIRGREDAIEYAKKHNVPVPVTKKSIYSRDGNLWHLSHEGDILEDPENEPKKDMFMLTVDPEDAPNEPEYVDIGIVSGIPVSVNGKKLSPASLLDHLNQIGGKHGIGRIDMVENRLVGMKSRGVYETPGGTILFAAARELESLTLDRETMQVKDSLALKYAELVYAGRWFDPLRESLDSFMGEISKTTTGSVTLKLYKGSITVTSRKSPYSLYRQDISSFESGDVYDQADAAGFIRLYGLPIRVRAMLDS; encoded by the exons ATGGCGCAATTGAAGTCCATTTCCGCACTCTCGTCCTCCAACCTCGCTTTTCACGGTCCCAAAAGAG AGTCATATCCAGATCATGGCAAAGTTTGTTGTCCAGGGAAATTATCTTCATTTCAAGAG TTAGCGGCTAGAAAGAGTGAGCTACAGGGAAATACATTTGCGGTTACTAGTAGCAATGGAATTGTAACTAGAGCTCATAACAAGCAAG TTATTAGAGCAGTGCTGCCCACTTATAGTGAGACAGAATTATCTGGATCTACAAAGGAAAGAGGATTACGTGGCAAATTGAATAAGGTTGTTCTCGCCTACAGTGGTGGCTTAGACACATCAGTCATCGTTCCATGGCTAAG gGAGAACTACGGTTGTGATGTTGTTTGTTTCACGGCTGATGTTGGCCAA GGTTTAAAAGAATTGGAAGGTCTGGAAAAGAAGGCCAAGGCCAGTGGGGCTTCTCAGTTAGTAGTAAAGGATCTAAAGGAGGAGTTTGTAAACGACTATATATTCCCTTGCTTGCGAGCTGGTGCCATCTATGAGAGGAAATACTTGCTGGGGACTTCCATGGCCCGTCCTGTAATTGCTAAG GCCATGGTAGATGTTGCCAAAGAAGTTGGAGCTGATGCCGTAGCTCATGGATGCACAGGGAAAGGAAACGATCAG GTTCGTTTTGAGCTGACCTTTTTTGCTCTCAATCCCAAACTAAATGTTGTGGCTCCTTGGAGGGAGTGGGATATTAGAGGTAGAGAAGATGCTATTGAATATGCTAAGAAGCATAACGTGCCTGTTCCGGTGACAAAGAAATCCATATACAGCAGAGACGGCAATTTATGGCACCTTAGTCATGAG GGTGATATTTTGGAAGACCCAGAAAATGAGCCTAAGAAGGATATGTTCATGTTAACAGTTGATCCAGAAGATGCACCAAATGAACCTGA GTATGTAGATATCGGGATCGTTTCCGGAATTCCAGTTTCAGTCAATGGGAAGAAGTTGTCACCAGCATCTCTACTTGATCATCTAAATCAGATTGGTGGAAAACATGGAATTGGCCGTATTGACATGGTTGAAAACCGGCTCGTTGGTATGAAGAGCCGTGGAGTGTATGAAACTCCTGGAGGCACCATCCTATTCGCTGCTGCACGAGAGCTGGAGTCTCTAACACTGGACCGAGAAACAATGCAGGTTAAAGATTCGTTAGCCCTGAAATATGCGGAGCTGGTGTATGCAGGCAGGTGGTTCGACCCGCTTCGCGAATCTCTGGATTCATTCATGGGGGAAATCTCGAAAACAACAACAGGATCAGTAACTCTCAAGTTGTACAAGGGTTCCATTACTGTGACCAGCCGGAAGAGCCCATACAGCCTGTACAGGCAAGACATCTCGTCATTTGAGAGTGGGGATGTATATGATCAAGCTGATGCCGCTGGGTTCATTAGGCTGTATGGCCTTCCCATTAGGGTGCGAGCGATGCTGGACTCTTGA
- the LOC18769217 gene encoding pentatricopeptide repeat-containing protein At2g41720 produces the protein MATVSQPPFLNPTRSTTRIVCKKPANNSSSAFEEKKQVSVDYDRGTHHISTRIPGLTKQHIPKHHRLRVETERFQKDWAVSDVVDRVYKLRHWDDIEGLLNRWVGRFARKNFPVLIKEMTERGSVEHCVRVFGWMKNQKNYCARTDIYNMMIRLHARHNLVDKARGLFFEMQEWRCKPDAESFNALINAHGRAGQWRWAMNLMDDMLRAAIPPSRSTYNNLINACGSSGNWREALKVCKKMTDNGVGPDLVTHNIVLSAYKTGAQYSKALSYFELMKGTNIRPDTTTLNIVIYCLVKLGQHEKAIDLFNSMRDKRAECRPDIVTFTSIIHLYSVCGQIEACAAVFSTMLAEGLKPNIVSYNALLGAYASHGMSEEALSVFNEIKKSSFRPDVVSYTSLLNAYGRSRHPEKAREVFHMMKKNNLKPNLVSYNALINAYGSNGLLAEAVEVLREMERDGIHPNIVSICTLLSACGQCGQKVKIDAVLSAAKLRGIELNTIAYNSAIGSYMNLGEHEKAINLYQSMRKKKVKPDSVTYTVLISGCCKMSKYSEAITFYDEMMDLKIPLSNEVYSSVICAYSKKGQIMEAESIFNLMKMAGCPPDVVSYTAMLHAYSAAENWEKACAIFQEMETTGIQPDGIACSALMRAFNKGGDPSRVLILAELMREKEIPFNDAIFFEMVSACSLLQDWRTTMDLVKLIEPSLPKVSVGLVNQLLHVLGRSGKIETMMKLFFKIVASSGDINFDTYAILLKNLLSVGSWRKYIEVLQWMVDAGIRPSSQMYLDISSFAQKSGGAEYATLIKERIELLKRKSDPQDSISKLCYTHSASSLTSRTKVENYKLLESTMAVTYPVSDC, from the exons ATGGCCACCGTATCCCAGCCACCATTCCTGAACCCGACCCGTTCAACGACCCGAATTGTCTGCAAAAAACCCGCTAATAACTCATCATCCGCCTTCGAAGAGAAGAAACAGGTCTCCGTCGACTACGACCGCGGCACTCACCACATCTCCACCCGAATCCCCGGCCTTACCAAACAACACATCCCAAAACATCACCGTTTACGAGTCGAAACGGAGCGTTTTCAGAAGGACTGGGCCGTCTCCGACGTCGTCGACCGGGTCTACAAGCTCCGCCACTGGGACGACATCGAGGGCTTGCTCAATCGATGGGTTGGGCGCTTTGCTCGAAAGAACTTCCCCGTTCTCATCAAa gaAATGACGGAGAGGGGTTCAGTGGAGCACTGTGTTCGAGTGTTCGGGTGGATGAAGAACCAGAAGAACTATTGTGCTCGTACTGACATTTATAATATGATGATCAGATTGCACGCTAGGCATAATCTTGTTGATAAAGCTCGTGGCTTGTTTTTCGAAATGCAAGAATGGAG GTGCAAGCCTGATGCTGAGTCCTTCAATGCTCTTATCAATGCACATGGTCGAGCAGGTCAATGGCGTTGGGCCATGAATCTTATGGACGACATGCTGCGTGCAGCT ATCCCTCCCAGTCGGTCGACATATAACAACTTGATCAATGCTTGTGGATCAAGTGGAAATTGGAGGGAAGCTTTGAAAGTTTGCAAGAAAATGACAGATAACGGAGTTGGACCCGATCTTGTGACTCACAATATTGTCTTATCTGCATACAAAACAGGGGCTCAATATTCAAAGGCTTTATCTTATTTTGAGCTTATGAAGGGAACAAATATCCGTCCAGACACAACCACCCTtaatattgttatttattgccTTGTAAAGCTTGGACAACATGAGAAAGCCATTGATCTTTTCAATTCCATGAGAGATAAAAGAGCAGAATGTCGCCCTGATATTGTAACATTCACCAGCATCATTCATTTGTATTCTGTATGCGGGCAGATAGAAGCTTGTGCAGCTGTATTTAGTACAATGCTTGCAGAAGGCCTAAAACCCAACATTGTTTCATATAATGCACTATTAGGTGCATACGCTtcacatgggatgagtgaagAGGCATTGTCAGTTTTTAATGAGATTAAGAAAAGTAGTTTCCGGCCAGATGTTGTGTCTTATACATCCTTACTCAATGCTTATGGAAGATCACGCCATCCTGAAAAGGCCAGGGAAGTATTTCACatgatgaagaaaaacaaCTTGAAGCCAAATCTTGTGAGCTATAATGCACTAATTAATGCCTATGGATCTAATGGTTTGTTAGCTGAAGCTGTAGAAGTCTTGCGTGAGATGGAGCGAGATGGAATTCATCCAAATATTGTCTCAATATGCACACTTTTGTCTGCTTGTGGACAATGCGGTCAGAAGGTGAAAATTGATGCTGTACTTTCAGCTGCCAAGCTGCGAGGCATTGAATTGAATACAATTGCATATAACTCAGCTATTGGAAGCTATATGAATTTGGGAGAACATGAGAAAGCTATAAACTTATATCAATctatgagaaagaagaaagttaAACCGGATTCTGTCACTTACACTGTGTTGATAAGTGGTTGTTGTAAGATGTCAAAATACAGTGAGGCAATAACTTTTTATGATGAAATGATGGATTTGAAAATTCCTTTGTCCAATGAGGTCTACTCATCTGTGATATGTGCCTACAGCAAGAAG GGCCAAATTATGGAAGCAGAATCTATATTCAATTTGATGAAAATGGCTGGTTGTCCTCCTGATGTAGTTTCATATACTGCAATGTTGCATGCATATAGTGCTGCGG AGAATTGGGAAAAGGCTTGTGCAATATTTCAAGAAATGGAAACAACTGGCATTCAACCTGATGGAATTGCATGTTCAGCTTTGATGAGAGCTTTTAACAAAGGAGGTGATCCATCCAGGGTTCTTATTCTGGCAGAACTCatgagagaaaaggaaattcCTTTCAATGATgccattttctttgaaatggTATCGGCCTGTAGCTT ATTACAAGATTGGAGAACAACAATGGACTTGGTTAAGTTGATAGAGCCCTCACTACCTAAAGTTTCAGTTGGCCTTGTGAATCAGCTTCTGCACGTTCTGGGAAGAAGTGGAAAGATTGAGACTATGATGAAG TTATTCTTCAAGATAGTGGCATCCAGTGGTGATATCAATTTTGATACTTATGCGATTTTGTTGAAGAATCTTTTGTCTGTTGGAAGTTGGAGAAAATATATTGAG GTATTGCAATGGATGGTGGACGCCGGAATTCGACCTTCAAGCCAAATGTATCTTGATATATCATCTTTTGCACAAAAAAGTGGTGGAGCCGAATATGCTACTTTAATAAAGGAAAGAATCG AactcttgaaaagaaaatccgATCCCCAAGATTCTATAAGCAAGCTGTGTTATACTCATTCCGCCTCTTCATTGACGAGTAGAACAAAAGTCGAGAACTACAAACTGCTGGAGTCAACAATGGCTGTTACATATCCAGTTTCTGACTGCTAA
- the LOC18770374 gene encoding AP2-like ethylene-responsive transcription factor At2g41710 yields MASSSSDPGPKTESGGGGGAGAEASEAVTASDQLLLYRGLKKAKKERGCTAKERISKMPPCAAGKRSSIYRGVTRHRWTGRYEAHLWDKSTWNQNQNKKGKQVYLGAYDDEEAAARAYDLAALKYWGPGTLINFPVTDYTRDLEEMQNMSREEYLASLRRKSSGFSRGISKYRGLSSRWEPSLGRMGGSEYFNSIHYGTGDDPATESEFLGAFCIERKFDLTSYIKWWGTNKSRQADTSTKSSEETKHGFVGDIGVELKTLEWEIQPTEPYQIPRLGISRVSKKHKGARVSAMSILSRSAAYKNLQENASKKQENNADNDENENKNTIHKMDYGKAVEKSTSHDERLSAALGMSSGLSLQVQRNAFPLTPFLSAPLMTNYNTIDPLVDPILWTSLAPVLPSGISRTAEITKTETSSTFTLFRPEE; encoded by the exons ATGGCGTCGTCGTCCTCCGATCCCGGTCCAAAGACCGAaagcggcggcggcggcggtgCCGGAGCAGAGGCGTCAGAGGCGGTGACGGCCAGCGATCAGCTATTGCTGTACAGAGGGCTCAAGAAAgcgaagaaagagagaggctgTACGGCCAAAGAGCGCATCAGCAAAATGCCTCCTTGTGCTGCTGGAAAACGCAGCTCCATTTACCGTGGAGTCACTCG GCATAGGTGGACAGGTCGTTATGAAGCTCATCTTTGGGACAAAAGTACATGGAACCAGAACCAGAATAAGAAGGGAAAGcaag TTTACTTGG GGGCGTATGACGATGAAGAGGCTGCAGCTAGAGCTTATGATCTTGCTGCCTTGAAATACTGGGGCCCTGGCACACTCATTAATTTTCCT GTTACAGATTACACAAGGGATCTTGAAGAGATGCAGAATATGTCAAGGGAGGAATACCTTGCATCTCTTAGAAG GAAGAGCAGTGGTTTCTCGAGAGGAATTTCTAAATATCGTGGGCTTTCCAG TCGTTGGGAACCATCATTGGGTCGTATGGGTGGATCAGAGTACTTCAATAGCATACATTATG GTACAGGCGATGATCCAGCCACAGAAAGTGAATTTTTGGGAGCTTTTTGCATTGAAAGAAAGTTTGATTTAACAAGTTACATCAAGTGGTGGGGAACCAACAAATCTCGTCAAGCTGACACTAGCACAAAATCAtcagaagaaacaaaacatgGTTTTGTTGGAGACATTGGAGTTGAACTTAAAACATTGGAATGGGAAATCCAGCCTACTGAACCATACCAGATTCCCCGTTTGGGCATTTCCCGTGTAAGTAAAAAGCATAAAGGTGCCAGAGTCTCTGCCATGAGCATCTTGTCACGGTCAGCTGCCTATAAGAACTTGCAAGAGAACGCATCaaaaaagcaagaaaacaaTGCAGATAATgatgagaatgaaaacaaaaataccatcCACAAGATGGACTACGGCAAGGCAGTTGAGAAATCCACAAGTCATGATGAGAGACTTAGTGCTGCATTAGGAATGAGTAGTGGATTGTCTCTCCAAGTCCAAAGAAATGCGTTCCCATTGACTCCGTTCTTGTCTGCGCCACTTATGACCAACTACAATACCATTGATCCCTTAGTAGATCCCATTCTTTGGACATCTCTTGCTCCTGTTCTTCCCTCTGGAATTTCTCGTACTGCTGAG ATTACAAAGACTGAGACAAGTTCAACTTTCACTTTATTTCGGCCCGAAGAATGA